In Methanoregula sp., a single genomic region encodes these proteins:
- a CDS encoding type II/IV secretion system ATPase subunit produces the protein MAKKETPAGTVPLPDQPVPDQSGEKPIFNIEDLFEDLPPQKKDATSPVPETERNIEPIEIIEEEMEGPLIKAAAAAPPAVTEEPIVEIIDEDPRRTLRKRPAGTVTPAADQTAETETDYDEKIISVDQITDLSGLILPKGTTFRVEDLSLHGGINAFDKTGTGTLPQEFAEIWKREFSKVSFKDLDIDGEIGIGEEKLKAESKKFSISSLFKAIISEQEAYDPKKHGSLVDLSFQPEPGIEEMDMYPVNEPYAYIRITYDHSTHEYTYHVLEPILTGAEKALLVELKERLFDTLDINTKDISKDEARRRLRVSADDIIRDFGIKLAPEQREKIHYNMYKDFLGDGLIDPIMHDKYIEDISCDGVNVPLFAFHASYESMKTTLSYSNADELDSFVTKLAQRAGKYISIAEPILDATMQDGSRIQMTLGQEVTAHGSTFTIRKFKDEPITPTDLIEWRTFSPLAIAYIWLCVENGKSAIFAGGTASGKTTALNAISLFIPPMSKIVSLEDTREVKLPHPNWIPSVTRDSFDTAGRGEINMYELLRAAMRQRPEYIIVGEVRGKESQTLFQAMSTGHVTYSTIHADSVASVVHRIENPPMDVPRNMLSALDFICIQVQARVGGKRIRRNKQIVEILDIDPRTNEMITNEVFKWRSATDEHTYSGKSYLLEEIMEAKGWSETRMRDELKRRQEVLEWMRIKKIRHYKDVAKILISYHRDPEEIIERVRKDLYE, from the coding sequence ATGGCAAAAAAAGAGACACCTGCTGGAACAGTCCCTCTTCCTGACCAACCTGTTCCGGATCAGTCCGGTGAGAAGCCAATTTTCAATATTGAAGACCTGTTCGAGGATCTTCCACCCCAAAAAAAGGACGCAACATCTCCGGTTCCTGAAACGGAAAGGAATATAGAACCCATTGAGATTATTGAAGAGGAGATGGAGGGTCCTCTGATAAAAGCAGCGGCTGCAGCCCCGCCTGCTGTGACAGAAGAGCCCATAGTTGAGATTATTGATGAGGATCCGAGGAGAACCCTCCGGAAAAGACCTGCCGGAACGGTGACCCCCGCTGCCGATCAGACCGCCGAAACGGAAACAGACTATGACGAAAAGATCATCTCCGTTGACCAGATAACGGATCTCTCGGGTCTTATCCTTCCCAAAGGCACCACGTTCAGGGTTGAAGATCTCAGTCTGCACGGGGGCATCAATGCATTCGACAAGACCGGAACCGGTACCCTGCCGCAGGAGTTTGCCGAGATCTGGAAACGGGAGTTCTCAAAAGTCAGTTTTAAAGATCTCGATATAGACGGGGAGATTGGGATTGGCGAGGAAAAACTCAAAGCTGAATCCAAAAAGTTCAGTATCTCCTCCTTATTCAAAGCGATCATATCCGAGCAGGAGGCGTATGATCCCAAAAAACACGGGTCCCTCGTCGACCTCTCATTCCAGCCAGAACCCGGTATTGAAGAGATGGATATGTATCCGGTCAACGAACCCTATGCTTATATCCGGATCACGTACGATCACTCAACCCATGAGTACACCTACCATGTGCTCGAACCGATCCTGACCGGTGCAGAAAAGGCGTTATTGGTTGAACTGAAAGAGCGTCTTTTCGATACGCTCGATATCAATACCAAAGACATCTCCAAAGACGAAGCACGACGCAGACTCCGGGTCTCGGCAGATGATATTATCAGGGACTTTGGTATCAAACTTGCACCTGAACAGCGCGAGAAGATCCACTATAACATGTACAAGGATTTCCTCGGCGATGGCCTGATCGATCCCATCATGCACGACAAATATATCGAGGATATTTCGTGCGATGGTGTCAATGTCCCCCTGTTTGCGTTCCATGCCAGCTATGAGTCGATGAAGACAACGCTTTCCTATTCCAACGCCGATGAACTCGATTCTTTCGTTACCAAGCTTGCCCAGCGGGCTGGCAAGTACATATCGATTGCAGAACCGATCCTTGATGCGACCATGCAGGATGGTTCCCGTATCCAGATGACCCTGGGGCAGGAAGTGACCGCCCATGGTTCAACGTTCACCATCCGTAAGTTCAAGGATGAACCCATCACTCCCACAGATCTCATCGAATGGCGCACCTTCTCGCCACTCGCGATCGCGTATATCTGGCTGTGCGTCGAGAACGGCAAATCTGCAATCTTTGCCGGGGGAACTGCATCAGGAAAGACTACGGCCCTTAACGCCATTTCCCTGTTCATTCCCCCCATGTCAAAGATTGTCTCCCTGGAAGACACCCGTGAAGTAAAACTCCCCCACCCGAACTGGATCCCCAGTGTTACCCGCGATTCGTTTGATACAGCAGGCCGGGGGGAGATCAACATGTATGAACTGCTGCGGGCTGCGATGCGACAGCGTCCTGAATATATCATTGTCGGGGAAGTTCGTGGCAAGGAAAGCCAGACACTTTTCCAGGCGATGAGCACGGGGCATGTCACGTATTCCACCATACACGCGGACTCTGTTGCCAGTGTCGTGCACCGTATCGAAAACCCTCCCATGGATGTCCCGCGAAACATGCTCTCAGCCCTTGACTTCATCTGTATCCAGGTACAGGCGCGGGTTGGAGGAAAACGAATCCGGCGGAACAAGCAGATTGTTGAGATTCTCGATATCGATCCGAGAACCAACGAGATGATAACAAACGAGGTATTCAAGTGGCGTTCGGCAACCGATGAGCACACCTACTCCGGTAAATCCTATCTCCTCGAAGAGATCATGGAGGCTAAAGGCTGGAGTGAGACAAGGATGCGCGATGAGCTCAAGCGCCGCCAGGAAGTGCTCGAATGGATGAGAATCAAAAAGATACGCCACTACAAGGATGTTGCAAAGATCCTCATCTCCTATCACCGGGATCCTGAAGAGATTATCGAGAGAGTGAGGAAGGATCTCTATGAATAG
- a CDS encoding type II secretion system F family protein, with product MGIKDRIDNIIHRGAGIPPSVTPPDASADTGIRNRFKNLFNRGTDAPPLVKSADLGSVEAEFQEITKKLEHERQTREGFGRFLRHPLRVLTENPVNILIVCIPLGLIVFIGGFWFSVKTYGIKVLFNSTVIDDFAVFAVLIAIVPLALLDLKEQWRVSSLENALPNFFRDLAGMNDSGMTLPNAVHLVAAAEYGTLTPHIRKLDNEMSWGIGFVEALYRFGKNLGTPLADRSVDLIAKASKAGGDVSEVLRAAAKDTYEVVNLQQERSNNMLIYVVIVLVSFAVFLFVIAILVTSFLSTMATAGATAVSSGAKGFGGFIDIFVYKRLFSHAAMLQGFFSGLVAGQMGEARFISGLKYSAIMLLVAWVTFRFFI from the coding sequence ATGGGGATCAAGGATCGGATCGACAATATCATTCACCGGGGCGCCGGCATCCCGCCGTCCGTCACACCCCCTGACGCGAGTGCGGATACGGGTATCAGGAACCGGTTTAAAAATCTCTTTAACCGTGGCACGGATGCCCCTCCCCTGGTAAAATCCGCTGATCTGGGTTCTGTTGAGGCGGAGTTCCAGGAAATCACTAAGAAACTGGAGCATGAACGCCAGACACGGGAGGGATTCGGAAGATTCCTCAGACATCCGCTTCGAGTACTCACCGAGAATCCGGTCAACATCCTGATCGTCTGTATACCCCTGGGTTTGATCGTCTTCATTGGCGGATTCTGGTTCAGTGTGAAGACCTACGGGATTAAGGTACTCTTCAATTCCACAGTTATCGATGATTTTGCCGTTTTTGCCGTGCTCATCGCTATTGTTCCCCTTGCCCTTCTCGATCTTAAGGAACAATGGCGGGTCTCAAGCCTGGAAAATGCTCTCCCGAACTTTTTTCGGGATCTTGCCGGTATGAACGATTCCGGTATGACGCTGCCCAATGCGGTGCACCTCGTAGCTGCAGCAGAGTATGGCACCCTGACACCCCATATCCGTAAACTTGACAATGAGATGTCCTGGGGCATTGGTTTTGTCGAGGCACTGTACCGGTTCGGTAAAAACCTGGGAACCCCCCTTGCAGACCGGAGTGTTGACCTGATCGCAAAGGCAAGCAAGGCCGGAGGTGACGTAAGTGAAGTACTGCGTGCAGCGGCAAAGGATACCTATGAAGTGGTCAACCTCCAGCAGGAACGCAGTAACAACATGCTGATCTACGTTGTTATCGTGCTCGTTTCGTTTGCAGTGTTCCTGTTTGTGATTGCGATCCTGGTCACCTCGTTCCTTTCGACGATGGCAACCGCCGGGGCAACCGCTGTTTCTTCCGGGGCAAAGGGATTCGGGGGGTTTATTGATATCTTCGTCTACAAGCGACTCTTCTCGCACGCTGCCATGCTCCAGGGATTCTTCTCGGGGCTGGTAGCCGGCCAGATGGGGGAGGCACGGTTTATATCCGGTCTGAAATACTCTGCGATCATGCTGCTGGTAGCATGGGTTACCTTCCGGTTCTTCATCTGA
- a CDS encoding response regulator, with product MAKIPRILIVEDDEIIANLITMMLEKKGYTTAGKTGCGEEAIRKAAELEPDLILMDINLKGQMDGVTAARYIFQLFHFPIIFLTALCDDNLLERAKYAQPYGYLLKPFTDRELTSNVQLALYNHSLKEKSRDNYPIGLPTKIMELLDIIIMTDTKGRIIFFNPYAGRFLDLPDDKILMTHWRDVMMFINDQTDEQLDDPIPEVVKQMLVVMHDFNAAVVTRSGKRRKASINARPVKDDNNDLLGVLIHIREKTPGEIKMAAKRA from the coding sequence ATGGCGAAAATTCCCCGGATTCTTATTGTAGAGGATGATGAGATCATAGCCAATCTTATCACCATGATGCTTGAAAAGAAAGGGTACACAACTGCCGGAAAGACAGGTTGTGGCGAAGAAGCCATCCGGAAAGCTGCGGAACTCGAACCGGATCTCATTCTCATGGATATCAACCTCAAAGGGCAGATGGACGGAGTGACCGCAGCCCGGTATATATTCCAGCTCTTTCACTTCCCGATCATCTTTCTTACCGCACTGTGCGATGACAATCTTCTTGAACGGGCCAAGTATGCACAGCCGTACGGGTATCTCTTAAAACCATTTACGGATCGCGAACTCACCTCAAACGTCCAGCTTGCCCTCTATAATCACAGCTTAAAAGAGAAAAGCCGGGACAATTATCCCATCGGTCTCCCAACAAAGATCATGGAGCTTCTCGATATTATCATTATGACCGATACAAAGGGAAGAATCATCTTTTTCAATCCCTATGCCGGGCGCTTTTTGGATCTTCCCGACGACAAGATCCTCATGACCCACTGGCGGGATGTGATGATGTTCATCAACGATCAGACGGATGAGCAGCTCGACGATCCCATACCGGAAGTGGTCAAGCAGATGCTGGTGGTTATGCATGATTTTAATGCTGCAGTTGTCACCCGGTCCGGTAAACGCCGGAAGGCAAGTATCAATGCCCGGCCGGTCAAGGACGACAATAATGATCTGCTGGGTGTCCTGATCCATATCAGGGAAAAGACACCTGGCGAGATAAAAATGGCAGCAAAAAGAGCGTGA
- the yciH gene encoding stress response translation initiation inhibitor YciH yields the protein MIGGICPTCGLPKELCICEEVAKEQQRINVKVNKRRYGKEVTVIEGLDPTDIDLEDLSKYMKGKLACGGTVKGNSIELQGNHRDRVKELLSLKGYSTENIS from the coding sequence ATGATTGGTGGGATTTGCCCGACGTGTGGACTACCTAAGGAGCTATGCATCTGCGAGGAGGTAGCAAAGGAACAGCAAAGGATCAATGTCAAGGTGAACAAACGGCGCTATGGAAAAGAAGTGACCGTTATCGAAGGACTTGATCCAACTGATATCGATCTTGAAGATCTTTCAAAATACATGAAAGGAAAACTGGCCTGCGGTGGAACGGTCAAAGGAAACTCCATCGAACTTCAGGGAAACCACCGTGACCGGGTCAAAGAGCTGCTCTCATTAAAAGGGTACAGCACGGAAAATATTTCCTGA
- a CDS encoding cobyric acid synthase: MSLFVMGSASHVGKSVTVAAICRCLVRRGFTVAPFKSQNMSLNSYVTPDGGEIGMAQAMQAIAARQSPHTDMNPVLLKPKGDCVSQVVLNGRPYKDVAITEYYKETPRLLKKALESYHRLKSTYGEVVIEGAGGAAELNLYDRDIANTLLAKKLRVPIILVADIERGGVFAQVCGTLMLLPEELKPLVKGIIINKFRGDPAIFAPGIQKIEELTGVPVLGVVPYFSLPLPSEDSLSIGDKKAGTNGIRIAVIRLPRISNFTDFELLEQHAAVDYVAPGTPLDGYDCIIIPGTKNTIEDLAVLFQTGTDREIRNARKRKVPVIGICGGYQMLGRQIIDAGFESAAGTYEGLGLLDGITHFSSYDKTTTQVKRTACSVPPILSAMGDITGYEIHMGVTEPGGDAEALHGDGRVSGDGLVFGTYLHGLFQNPSAANALLAYLAKKKKIPFEPIPPCSEDPYEVLADLFEKHVDMDAVQAMLTM, from the coding sequence ATGTCGTTGTTTGTGATGGGATCTGCGTCCCATGTGGGAAAGAGCGTAACCGTTGCTGCGATCTGCCGCTGCCTGGTACGGCGGGGGTTTACCGTAGCCCCATTCAAATCCCAGAACATGAGTCTCAACTCGTATGTTACTCCGGACGGGGGTGAGATTGGTATGGCACAGGCTATGCAGGCAATTGCAGCCCGGCAATCCCCCCATACGGATATGAACCCGGTGCTTCTCAAACCAAAAGGCGACTGCGTATCGCAGGTGGTGCTCAACGGGCGCCCGTACAAGGATGTTGCGATCACGGAGTACTATAAGGAGACTCCCCGGTTACTCAAAAAAGCGCTTGAATCCTACCATCGGCTGAAATCCACGTATGGGGAGGTGGTGATCGAAGGGGCGGGTGGTGCGGCGGAGCTCAATCTCTATGATCGGGATATCGCAAATACCCTGCTTGCAAAAAAACTTCGCGTCCCTATTATCCTTGTGGCAGATATCGAACGGGGCGGCGTGTTTGCTCAGGTCTGCGGCACACTTATGCTCCTGCCCGAAGAACTCAAACCGCTGGTAAAAGGTATCATTATCAACAAGTTCCGGGGAGACCCTGCCATATTTGCGCCGGGAATACAAAAGATCGAAGAGTTGACCGGAGTACCGGTGCTCGGCGTTGTCCCGTACTTCAGCCTGCCCCTGCCCAGCGAGGATTCACTCTCGATCGGCGATAAAAAAGCCGGGACGAATGGGATACGGATAGCCGTAATCCGGCTCCCCCGGATCTCAAATTTCACTGATTTTGAGCTGCTCGAACAGCATGCAGCGGTTGATTACGTAGCGCCGGGCACCCCGCTTGACGGGTATGATTGTATCATTATTCCGGGTACCAAGAATACGATCGAAGACCTTGCAGTACTTTTCCAGACCGGTACAGATCGTGAGATCAGGAATGCCCGGAAGCGGAAGGTGCCCGTGATCGGGATCTGCGGAGGGTACCAGATGCTGGGCCGGCAGATCATCGATGCAGGGTTTGAATCAGCTGCAGGAACCTATGAAGGGCTTGGGTTGCTGGACGGGATCACCCACTTCTCGTCCTATGACAAGACCACGACGCAGGTGAAACGTACAGCATGTTCAGTACCCCCGATCCTTTCAGCAATGGGTGATATCACCGGCTACGAGATCCATATGGGAGTCACCGAGCCCGGTGGCGATGCGGAAGCATTGCACGGGGATGGCCGGGTGAGTGGGGACGGCCTGGTCTTTGGCACCTACCTGCACGGGCTTTTCCAGAACCCGTCTGCGGCAAATGCACTTCTTGCATATCTTGCCAAAAAGAAGAAAATACCCTTTGAACCGATTCCACCCTGTAGTGAGGATCCCTATGAAGTGCTGGCCGACCTGTTCGAAAAGCATGTCGATATGGATGCGGTTCAGGCAATGCTGACTATGTAA
- a CDS encoding type II secretion system F family protein: MNSFERFCFNLLGSRMKRKREEYAQLRNDLISARFKTSFEAYLSTAVVSSVIVGICAAGVIGLFTWLLKLPNLIKYKGLMAGPLAVLSPHILVLGTIFVTIFSLLMFGGFTYIAFIIYPGIEAGNRRRNIDATLPYAINYVTSMSTAGITPAEVFRLLGDSPIYGQSSVEARYVAREIDIFGRDLIDALRLVSSTTPSKRMKEFLQGAMASISSGGNLTDYFRTKADQYALENRQTQKLFLDTLGLIAESYVTAMVAGTLFLIILQSIMSVLSGDNRPMFLYAVVYIMIPLGSVAFVVMISTMTPET, from the coding sequence ATGAATAGTTTTGAGAGGTTCTGCTTCAACCTGCTCGGCAGCCGGATGAAGCGCAAACGGGAGGAGTACGCACAGCTGAGAAACGATCTCATATCAGCCCGGTTCAAGACTTCGTTTGAGGCATATCTTTCCACGGCCGTTGTCAGCTCAGTTATCGTCGGGATCTGCGCTGCCGGAGTGATCGGCCTCTTTACCTGGCTGTTAAAACTTCCCAACCTGATCAAATACAAGGGGTTAATGGCCGGCCCGCTGGCTGTGCTGTCCCCCCACATCCTTGTTCTCGGAACGATTTTCGTTACGATCTTCTCCCTGCTGATGTTCGGGGGATTTACGTACATTGCGTTCATCATTTATCCCGGCATTGAGGCAGGAAACCGGCGAAGGAATATTGATGCCACTCTGCCCTATGCAATCAATTATGTCACTTCAATGTCCACTGCCGGGATCACACCTGCCGAGGTATTCCGGCTGCTGGGTGACAGCCCTATCTATGGGCAGAGTTCTGTTGAGGCGCGGTATGTTGCCCGGGAGATCGATATTTTCGGGCGGGATCTCATCGATGCGCTCCGGCTGGTCTCATCTACAACACCCAGTAAACGGATGAAGGAGTTCTTGCAGGGAGCAATGGCCAGCATCTCAAGCGGGGGAAACCTGACGGATTATTTTCGCACTAAGGCCGACCAGTATGCGCTCGAGAACCGGCAGACGCAGAAACTGTTTTTGGATACACTCGGGCTGATCGCAGAATCGTATGTTACGGCAATGGTCGCCGGCACGCTCTTTTTGATCATCCTGCAATCGATCATGTCGGTACTTTCCGGGGATAACAGGCCGATGTTCCTGTATGCTGTCGTCTATATTATGATCCCTCTGGGGAGTGTCGCGTTTGTGGTTATGATCAGTACCATGACACCGGAGACCTGA
- the minD gene encoding cell division ATPase MinD, with protein MVKVYTIASGKGGTGKTTVSVNLGTMLAQLGKETYLMDADIGMANVGLLLGLQDVPFTLHEVLAGKCTVNDAIYEGPAGLRVIPCGISLQGFQQADPDKIRDVMGEIVKHCDFLLIDAPAGISRDGIVPLAVADEVILVVTPELSAIVDALKTKILTEVVGGHVIGSIINRVDQDKVDIITKKMEKVLGVKVLGVIPEDPNMRRASSAKVPIVIKFPTSPASLAIKRIASDLAGIAYKEESVTIRKEGFIDRFTKALFKKKPGG; from the coding sequence ATGGTAAAGGTTTACACGATCGCTTCGGGAAAAGGAGGTACGGGAAAGACAACCGTTTCTGTCAATCTCGGTACTATGCTTGCCCAGCTCGGTAAAGAAACCTACCTCATGGATGCCGATATCGGAATGGCAAATGTTGGTCTTCTCCTTGGCCTGCAGGATGTCCCGTTCACCCTGCATGAAGTTCTTGCGGGTAAATGCACGGTCAACGATGCGATATACGAAGGCCCTGCCGGACTCCGGGTAATCCCGTGCGGGATCTCACTCCAGGGATTCCAGCAGGCTGACCCGGACAAGATACGCGATGTCATGGGTGAGATTGTAAAGCACTGCGATTTCCTGTTGATTGATGCCCCTGCCGGTATCAGCAGGGATGGGATTGTTCCCCTTGCAGTTGCCGATGAAGTGATCCTTGTCGTTACCCCTGAACTCTCCGCTATTGTCGATGCACTCAAAACCAAAATCCTGACCGAAGTTGTTGGCGGACACGTAATTGGTTCGATCATCAACCGGGTCGATCAGGATAAGGTTGATATCATCACCAAAAAGATGGAAAAAGTTCTTGGCGTCAAAGTGCTCGGTGTTATTCCCGAAGATCCCAATATGCGCCGGGCTTCTTCAGCTAAGGTCCCGATTGTAATCAAGTTCCCCACCTCACCTGCTTCCCTGGCAATCAAACGCATAGCATCTGATCTGGCTGGTATAGCCTACAAAGAAGAATCAGTTACTATAAGGAAAGAAGGGTTCATTGACCGGTTCACCAAAGCCCTGTTTAAAAAGAAACCAGGGGGATGA